One Brassica oleracea var. oleracea cultivar TO1000 unplaced genomic scaffold, BOL UnpScaffold01374, whole genome shotgun sequence genomic window carries:
- the LOC106321273 gene encoding cytochrome P450 705A5 codes for MASMMITDECQYFILILLCFFAFICFFLFFTKPKHGINVPPSPPSLPIIGHLHHLLFFLLDKPSFFFFDILPLEFLHMLSSKYGTLLLFRVSFVPFIIVSSASLAYEIFTAHDVNVSSRNLPTNEGSIIFDTSGFVTAPYGGYFKFMKKLIVTKLLGPNTQVQSRSIRANELERLRGNLLVKARKKESVEINKEARKLVGNIVARMTMGRSFTQENGDIESIQSLVAKANASKIKMALSVLIFGQLEKLGISWFKKRTVIKKFDKLIERCLVEHKEKPNRDQCMDMMDVLLAVSEDPNAEYKITRNNIKAFLVELFFGGIDTSVNSIQWTMAEIINNPIIAERLRVEIDSVVGKSRLIQETDLLNLPYLQAVVKEALRLHPPVPIIPREFNQGCTVGGFFVPGKTRLLVNIFAVMRDPNVWEDPLEFKPERFLTSLNPGQEDERNKQTLKYLPFGGGRRGCPASNLGYMIVGTTIGMMVQCFDWRIKGEKVNMDGCFKEFTEAMAYPLTFTPVTRISTLDSETLHT; via the exons TGTGCCTCCAAGCCCTCCTTCTCTTCCAATCATCggccatcttcaccatctcctcttTTTCTTACTCGACAAgccttcttttttcttttttgatattttaccccTCGAGTTCTTACATATGCTCTCTTCCAAATATGGAACTCTCCTCCTTTTCCGAGTTTCTTTCGTCCCCTTCATCATTGTCTCTTCAGCATCTCTAGCCTACGAGATCTTTACGGCCCACGATGTGAACGTCTCATCTCGCAACCTTCCTACCAACGAGGGGTCTATCATCTTCGATACGTCTGGATTCGTTACCGCACCTTATGGAGGATACTTTAAGTTCATGAAGAAACTCATTGTTACAAAGCTTTTGGGACCCAACACACAAGTCCAGTCTCGAAGCATCCGTGCAAATGAGCTAGAACGGTTACGTGGGAACCTACTCGTTAAGGCAAGGAAGAAGGAGAGCGTTGAGATTAACAAGGAAGCGAGGAAGCTTGTCGGAAACATCGTTGCCAGGATGACAATGGGAAGGAGTTTTACACAGGAGAACGGTGATATAGAGAGTATCCAAAGTTTGGTTGCCAAGGCAAATGCTTCGAAGATAAAGATGGCCTTATCAGTTTTGATTTTCGGACAGCTGGAGAAGCTTGGAATTTCATGGTTCAAGAAAAGaacagttataaaaaaattcgacAAGCTGATAGAGAGGTGTCTTGTAGAACACAAAGAGAAACCAAACAGGGATCAATGTATGGATATGATGGACGTGTTGTTGGCAGTTTCTGAAGATCCAAACGCAGAATACAAGATCACTAGAAACAACATCAAGGCGTTTTTGGTG GAGCTTTTTTTTGGAGGCATTGATACCTCGGTGAACTCAATACAGTGGACAATGGCCGAGATCATTAACAACCCTATTATTGCTGAGAGATTGAGAGTAGAAATTGATTCCGTTGTAGGGAAATCAAGGTTAATTCAAGAAACGGATCTGCTAAACCTCCCTTACTTGCAAGCTGTCGTCAAGGAAGCCCTAAGATTGCACCCACCAGTGCCTATCATACCAAGGGAATTCAATCAAGGATGTACGGTAGGAGGGTTCTTCGTACCAGGGAAGACAAGACTTCTGGTTAACATTTTTGCTGTGATGAGAGATCCAAATGTCTGGGAAGACCCTCTTGAGTTCAAGCCAGAGAGGTTTCTAACCTCTTTAAATCCAGGGCAAGAAGATGAGAGAAACAAGCAAACATTGAAGTACCTTCCTTTTGGTGGCGGAAGGAGAGGATGTCCTGCATCAAATCTAGGTTATATGATTGTTGGAACAACAATAGGAATGATGGTGCAGTGCTTTGACTGGAGAATCAAAGGAGAGAAGGTCAACATGGATGGATGCTTTAAAGAATTCACCGAAGCCATGGCTTATCCTCTTACGTTCACTCCTGTTACTCGAATATCCACCCTTGACTCGGAAACATTGCATACATAA